CTGGTGCAGAGATCAAATGGAGTCAAATCAGGCATCTGCCACCCCAAAGCGCAGGGCACACAGCTTCTTCTGCAAACTATATCTCAAGCCGCAGACCGCAGCTCCAGGCAGCGTTTGAGGCCCAAAATATAGGTCAGTAGTTAACCACCAGTCCCTCCGTGACCCTTTCTAGCACTTCTTGATAAACACATGTCAGAGTGCTCCGTTAGTATTCCCCCTACCAGTCAGACTGGCTTCTCCATCGCCTCACACTTCCAGGACGACTCTTTGCTCAAGGCCCACTCCTGAGATGGTTCAAACACTGGTCTCTGTGTAGTAGGGTGCGGCGCTACCGGCGGTGGTTTGGGTGGGTTCTTGTGGTGGAGGGCTATGGCGCCGCCCTGGTGGCTGTCTGCGCTTGGCAACCTCCTGGAGAAGCAGCACGTTGGCCTCTCTCCACTGTCGATACTTGTAGGCACTGAGGGAGGGGTCGGCTAGCACCTGCTCTAGACACAGCAGGTCGGCCTCTTTAGactgagaggggaaaggagagagagaataaataaaaagtcaCCAAGGAAGATAGACATACTTGGATGacatggtctgtctgtctgtctgtctgtctgtctgtctgtctgtctgtctgtctgtctgtctgtctgtctgtctgtctgtctgtctgtctgtctgtctgtctgtctgtctgtctgtctgtctgtctgtctgtctgtctgtctcacacacacacacacattccatcacTCATAATTCACAGAATAAGATGGCCACAACTCATTAATAGTGTAAGGCCTTCTGAGCTGAGGATCATGCACGtgcacacgagcacacacacggacacacgcacgcacacaccttcAAAGTGCTGTTGAGAGTCCTGACATGATGCAGCTTCTCATTGATGACCTCGTCCTGGCACCGCTTGATGAAGGAGGCCCTGTAGTCTCGTTTGGAGGCGGGCTGCAGGAGCCCTGTGGGAGACAAGCGGGCCTCCTTCAGGTGGAGGTACAGCCGCTCCATCTCATCTACacggccaccagggggcgcacATCAGGGGGAACACAAACGCAtggatgaaggagagaggaaaggcaaACTGGTCACGGCAAAAGGAAACCGGACTACAAAGAAACTAAAGTATCAGACAAGTCTTGTGTCACATTTCCTAACGGTGAGTGTCTGCAAACTGGTCAGAGGAATCGTGTAAAGAATGAACCTACAAGTAATTTTAATTAGAGCGGTTTGTCAGTGTGGTGGTCTGGCTTTTTTTCTGTGAGACCAATGGACCCCTGAGCCTGGCCCATACGGCCGACTGAGAACTTTACCAAAAGCAGCTGGAGGGATgtggttccacacacacagaggcacccTGAATCAGTAGAGGTCTAATAtcgtgtggtggggtggggtggggtgtggttgGAGGAAGAGCCGCAGAAGCGTGTTCACATGTTTGGGCCCTAAAAAGGCTGCACTAAGGTGTCAGATGCAAAATGGATGCCAGAGGCTGCACAGTTCACACATCTCACATGCTGATTAGGCCCACAATCACCCAttcggaaaaaaaacaagaacactGCTGCCAGGGCATTCACAACCAAAAACTAATATGcagcattgacacacacacacacacacacacacacacacacacacacacacacacacacacacacacacacacacacacactgctggttcTGGCTCAGTTCTGCTGTGCAAATGTGGTTTTGTATGTTACTTTAAACCTTGTTACTTCATCCTTCACATGGAGGTACTCACCCTCTTCAGTGGAgggctgctgctcctgctgctgctgctgctgctgcggttcATCTTCTTCACTCTGGGGGGGGTCCAGGGAGGGCGGCCCAGTGGATATGGTGGTGATGTCCAGCCAAGACTCGGTCTGGGATGTGGCGGCCGTCACGGACGTCTGGGAGGAGGTGGCGCTGGCCGGAGAAGAGCACGGGACTGAGGTGCAACGGGGTGAAGAGGAGCACCGAGGAGGCGGCAGCTCCTCCTAGTGGCCACGCAGGGGATTTTAGATGGGAGACAAAAAGCATGCAGGAATGTTAAATCAACAAGTTTACAACGACAGACATTGAATAGaatgcagtgcagtgcattgCACTTCCCAACAATTATAAATGCTTAAAAAATGTTGCAACTTCTATCAGACTTAACCATTGCTGCCGTCTAGCCCTTCCCTGTCAAATATAGTGCACTTGTAAAGGCACTGGGCAGTGAGGAAGCCTCTCTCTTTGGAAGATTACTCACTGGATACTACAACTAATGAGCTGCTGATGACAGACCTCAACAGAGCCCTCGATAATCTATAGTTTTCTCTCAGACTTTACGAGATAGCAACTAGAATGTCAAGCCAGGCAGCttcaatatacaaaaaaaaaaaaaaagtgttgtgtAAAGAAGCACTTTATAAAGATCAAAAACCCAACTGACATTTAGTATTCGGGTGTGCAATGCAATCATATCATTTCTGCTGACCCTATTCTCACAGATAAACCGAGCAGTATGAGGTGTGATACCCATCCGAAAAGCAGAACAGTAAAAATCAGaagatttatttctgtctgccaCACTGCGACATGCATGTAGTGTGTGCCACTCTCGGCTGACTGGCAGCACGGGGTTCACGGCATAGCCATGCAGAACCATGCAAATCTAGTGTGTGGCAAAATTAGCTTCAACTCACATTAATACTGCCAGCAGTCAGCTGTTCCGTGTAAAGCTGACATGCCACTTCTACCGACTCTGTCTCTTCGTGATCACTCTCTTCACTGTAGCAACctagatacacatacacacacacacgcacacacacacacacacacggcatgaaGTCCAGTGTGCATAATGCCCAGTGTAAGGGCAGGGATTTAACGCCACACACCTGCGCTGTAAAGTGTGTGATATCACTGATCACTGATATTAAGGGTTCATTTGTGTCATGTGCGTTACACCACTGGGTATCAAAGCAGTTCAGTTATTGCAAGAAATCCCATCGTCATCACCTTCATCTTCACAGGCTGTGGTCGGTATCCTTTGAATGGAGGCCTCCTTGAACGCACTCAACCACCTGCAGGGAGAACAACTTCAGATACTAGACCTAATAAAGACAGACCTGAGAGAGACCCAGGCTTCACCCAAGACCAAAAGAtgcagcgcgcacacacacacactggccataaAAATAACCCTGTTTGCTTTAAAGTAAATGGATGTGTTCACTAGGATGATGGAATGCCAAATGGACTCAAACGTCCCCAGGTCATAAACAGCAAACcatgtttttgaaaatgaaatgaaaacgtTGGCCTCATTAAGGATCACCTGTCGTAATACGCTAAGAAATAAGTCATGCCTTTTTTCTGATGCTTGGACTGAGACAGTCCTGTATCTGAAAGCTCTGTGTCTGCACAGAGAAGACACTAAAAGCTCCGCACGTGACATGTGGTTTCCTGTTCACAGCTCGTGTCTTTGACACTTACTTGTTCATCTCGTTGACACTTACTTGTTCATCTCTTTGACACTCTCAGCTGCAAAGTAGAGACTCATGATCTGAGGATGACTGGCCTTCATGGCACTGGAGTGCAAACAGAAAACAGGGATGTGAGAGCCAGTCATGATGGCAAAAACAGAAGCAGTAGAGGTGGAaatcacaggcacacagagaaacCCCCTGCACAACATTCTGAGCAAGATTTAGCATAATCTTAAATCCAGAAGCAGCACAAACAAAGTGTTGGGAAATGGAACAAATCCCACCTCCTCACGGTGATCTGTGAAAGAGGAACAGCAGCTTTATTGTTTCATTTGCTGATTTGACAAaactatgtattttttttataattagcCAACATAGACGCCACTAGTTCTGCTACTGGTACTGTGCCTCTGACACAGTACAGGGAAATCACATGACTGCACTGACGCTCAAGAATATATGTTAACCCCAGACCATTTCCTGTTGGAGGGGGAGGCGTTGACAGTATGTTATTAGCGAGCTTGACTGTGAGGAGATTTGGTGCTTAGGGTGCCTTCTCACGCGGCTCCGACACGTCTGCTGCTACGCACGACTGCTAACACTGTGGGCACCTCGACATCCGCGCAAGCACTGAGCAGTATTAATGTTACATGTTAGCTTGCTTTAAGAAGAGGTTTCTAATTAATATACATGCTAAAACAATTGCCTAGAAATGCctagaaagcaaaaggcaaaaGACAAGACAAATCAGAGGCTTACTATTTCTTCTTGTATTCTGTGGCCTGTTCCAGAGTGAAGTCTCTCGTGTAGATGTATCCCTCCGCTTTATCCGCCTGCAGACAcatgaaggaaaaaagaaatacGGAAAATCCCGGGTAAATGTGTGTCCGTGTCGCATCTTGGGGGTATAGAGGGAGTTAGAACGACACCTTTTGAACAATCACGTTTCAGTTAAACTTAGTTCAGAAATGTAAACTAGATGTAAGACTATCTGACAATGCCAgaactttttttctgttttacaaaTCCATTAACTACAGCAAGACAACTGTTTAGCAATAGACATCCAAGATCCTCACTGTCTTTGCTGTAAACATTTAACTGAAACTTTGGCATAAATATGCTTCTCCTATCCAGGGAACGTGTCAAAAAGAGTTGACCCCCAAAGCAAACCACTCACCATCTGACTGGTATACCAGTACAGAGCGCTCCGCTTCAGCACGAACCAATACTTCTTCCATCGGGTTCCAAGAAAGCCCCTGCTGTCCTTCTTCTTGTAAAGCCAGCCATAGCACTCGCCCTGCCCGAGGTCCTTCACAGACACTTTACGACGACTCATCACAGCATTACCTTCATAGGCAAACACCAGTTAGCAGGCGGGTAGGGGGGGGACGACATGCCAGAGGgtgcatgtccacacacacacacacacacacacacacacacacacacacacacacacacacacacacacacacacacacacacacacacacacacacacacacacacacacacacacacacacacacacacacacacacacacacacacacacacacacacacacacacacaataaagaataGAAGAGCAAACACATAAATAGCTAGGAGGATGGTCAGTCTTCCTGATTTTATACATGACAAAACAATGAACTTCAGGGTGCATTCAATGAGGATCACAatcactaaacacaatacaacaggAACTGCATTGAAAAGAGCATCATATTACGGCCAATAGAGCAGCCACACAAGCAGAGGTCTTACCCCGAGGCGGCCGCCGGCTGCAGTGACGTACTGAGCCCTGCAGgttgagagagcagagaagggcagagagaggggggagcagGGTGAACAACAGCTCAAGCAGCGCGGAGCCGTCagccaccacacagcacacacacacacacaccccccagcggagcacagctcacacacacagacaatgtacCGTCGCAAAGACCTCTTCCCTCTGCttagagctctctctctctctctcacacatacacccacactctctctctctcccccctcactcacacacactctttctctctcactcactcatgtttTGTCAcaatctgtctctgttctcGATTTCCATGGATCTAATTCTCCCTCTTTCACGTTCtcacaaaacagaaaaccacATTCTCTCTTATTATGCTAAATACTTGTGTGAaacatcctgtctctctgtcactagCATAACCACACAGacgtttatcacacacacacacatgcaagaaaACTGATCCCAAACACCAGGTCAGTACTTCAGCATTTTAGTCATAGCACGATCTGCAGGTTATTAGAGATTACTAttcatctatatatatatatatatatatatatatatatatatatatatatatatatatatatttgacaaAAGGTCTTAACATTTCCACTTCCACAGAATGCATTATAATCTATGCACATATGACATATGTGAAATCCTGTCGAGGTGCAAAGACTGACCAATTAGTATACAATTAAACCAACAAGTATTGTATGTAGCATATAGAAAGGCAGAACCCAAAGGTTAGAAGGCCAGGGGCCTCTGAAGTCAAGGAATGGAATTGCATCAATGTTGATTTAAAAGGAGGTTTGGAAGGTtaagagaataaataaattgaatCGCATGGGTGAGGTCATCTATAATTATGGCATGGAAAGATATGGAGTTTGTCACAAAGCTAGGAAGGAAAAGCAAGGTCAAGCCATGTTGAAATAGATAGGAGGCAGCTGAGGAAGCAATGGCAATGAGCAGATGATGAACAGAGGTAGTtcagaggcaggcagaggtAAAAAGTAGACTTTTTTTAGGTAGTccgacatgccttgatgtttttgtatatttcctctaactaaaaaacattgatgcacaagtggcagatatgtagaagattaaaggtttctgggcGTGTTCTTTTTCTGATtttaggacaaaaactcgcagagctttaaaggcatattgacagcAAGAACAAAGAACTATTTTCCCACCGGTGGGTCAACcaacaaaagaagaaagaataAGCTAGGCTTGCATTCTACAAGGACCCATTTAGGTTTGTGAAGTCTTTCCTCAAGAGAAAACAGGAAGTTTAAGAGTTGAAAGAAAGGACCTAGAGGAGTCACCTGTCTGGACCCTGTCTGCTGTTAGTCAGGTCAAATGAGTCTGAAATGGGCAAGGATGAATGCGAAACCTAGCAAATGCAGAAGTGTTTCTATCAGTAATGGGAAACTGGCAGGAGAGAGGTTTCGTATTAATGGTAAGGTGATTCTTTCTTGTGTAGAAAAACTTGTGAAGAGTTAAGGCAGGTGTTACAATTCCACATTGAGCGGAAGTGAGGGAACGAAGttagcaagcacacacaagaccagtggagatacaTTTTGTCGTTGTTGATTGAACACCTATGTCGGATTTTGGTCATTCAAAGGAGCTTTATatgagttgtctgaggctgtggTTGTGGCTAAGGCGCTTGCAGACCACTTGAGGTGGTGAATTCACCTGAACTAACACCGAGATATGTTAAATCTTGtcgaggtgtatctgttgttgtgtctggtagtggcatgtgtcctaacccatcacgagtatggaggggggtgggtctgggaagCCAGAatccactgttgagccttcaggaggtgttgtgggcctaattcaacaaaacaatgacgaaggaaggtgcctgcttgaaaaccccagtaaAATGCTCACGAAGGTGGCTTTGTTGTTgctgtatcctgctgctcaggttccatgattgggcagtcatgtttagcagttgtgggctacagacagcgcatgttgtactgtgaaggagggcctttccCAGGTACAATCTTGTGGCTGTCACCAGTCAGTTTTGccttgttgtatcctgctgctcaggatctatggttgggcagttgttatagtGGTTCatttaggttaggttgttgggaatgagtatttgcatgtgacagtgagagtatTGGCTATTATGGGaaatccccaaccaatagcacaaggaattaaCATATTTTCCTTAGTACAACTGAAAAATATTGTAgtagtgttttaaaatgaattttTTGACAGTTCAGTGAAGTTTAAAAAGAATAGTTGCAGACCTCAGGGGGAAATAAACGACACACTTACTGGTCTATCACGACGAGCCTCTCGAGGTGTCACTTCGGACGGGGAGACAATGACCtttaacacagacacaatttagatgtttttgtttttaaggtGGTTGACTTGGAAAACTGTTCATATTACGATTTTGTACGCTAAAATACTGTCAATACAGGATAATCCTAATGTAAACAGATGTAATGATCACTTGTTAATACTTATGTAAAACACATCAAAATACACGAAATTCGAGAGTGGACGCCATTGCAGGACACGCGCTCGGTAAATCCGCATGCAATTACCTGCAGGAAATATTTCAGAGTATTCCAGTTCATTATGTTGTGTAGCCCTCGATCAAAATTGATGGATAGCATTTTTTGCACTTAACTTCAGGAGAAGCGAAGACGACAAGTTGGGTCAAATTAACATGCACCTGCCAATTAGTGCCGTTTCCTGTTTGTGCCCACAAGCAGCGCGTGGTGGACAGTGGTGAATGATGGCAATTAGAACTGCCAACTTTCATAGATTTAAGTAAGACCGCGGAGAGGGGTGACCATTGCTAAGCCTGTAGCTTGTTATTTATTCTTGCTTTAAGAATGAGTGCATTTACAATAGATACTCGGCTACATGACACTTTCTTGTTCACATGATGTGAAATTGACTTTTTAAACAGTAAAATACTTAGTAGGCCTCAAAGTAGAGAGAAGATAATTTATGATAATAAAGCGTTGTTTATTTGCATTTCAGTTACATGGTGGACCTTTAAGGCATCATATTATATGAACAACCAGCAAAATGAGGCTGACATCCACAGTAAACTTCAAGAATTTCTTCACTAGGTGGACAGTTGTGCAGATACAGGCAGATAGGTTAGAAGGCAGGTCAATGGAAAGGCTTAATTTATCATCCACCAACAGGTGGCGATGCTGCTATGTCATAATGGAGCAGACCGAAATTGTGCAGACACAATGTTGAAGAAAACTACTGTTTGACATCTTGCTAACGATTCTCGGCCTAACAAATGCTAAAAATGTTTCAGCATGCCATGACGCGTGGAAAAGTCAAACACTACGTGCTTAGCGTTTAGTAATAACATATcatagttcttttttttatttattcaaattTTTCATAAATGATACAAAATGCTTTTGATGAAAAAGTGTTTGTGTActgaaaaaatgtatttaccTCTGATCACAAGTTCCTTAATTTCCCATCGATTAGATTAATATGCCACACATCAGTCCTTTCTACATTGTACAGTGTGAGAATCTGTTGTAATGGATTGCTGCATAGATAAGCACTAGACCATACAATCCAGACATGCAAAAGGGCTTAGATGAACACATGGAGAAgagagacttttttttctccaaatcaGACAAAAAAAGGTGTGGGAAACATAGGAAACATCTGGCATTGACAGAAATGAGTTCACTTCATATCAACGTCTTTGCTTTCCTGACTGGTAATGTTATGTAAGGGATCCAAATGCCTAATTTATTCTAAAGTTTGATGACCGGacaataaatcaatcaaactACACACATAAATGAACTTAACTACAAAACTAAATACATGGCCACTTTATCTACATTTTATATTAATTTGAAGCGTTACATACCAGGCTGGACCGTGACAACCAGTTTTGAATTTTAACATCCACATTCAACACAAGAAAAACATGACAGTTAATTGCAACTTTAATAAAATAGTTTTGAGATGATCACATATTAACAAAACTTTTACATATTCTTACAAACAAAGCCTGTGTTCAGAATAGTAAAGACTCAAAGAGTATCCATTTAGCTTCTGAAGCCTTAAAACGTGCTCCTGTTGCCACTAGAATTGAGCTTTtgataacacaacacacaattacaccatTTATAAGCAACAAAACTATTAGTTCTGCATCAATGATGTCCAAGTGAATGAGCTATAAGTTAAGTGTGGTTCTCTTCCAGGTCATAACGCAGGAAGTAGTAGTATGTGATATTTATGTTTTGTAGTATATAATGTATGTTATGATGGCGTGGGCCACTAGTGTTGATTTGGATGTCTCCGGGCTTCAGTGAAAGCCTATTCAGCCTGAGTTTTAGTTAGGCATACAGCAATTGCATACTCTTTTTGCATACTCTTTTTGTAACGTTAAaactttttttcagtgtttgtctCATTCCTTCACACTTGCATACTTGaaaacacacataggcacagatAAACTCACACAAAGAAATACTGTTAACACCGTGGACATTGAATGATCACACTAAACCACAATGCCCTTAATAAAAAGCTTTTTGTAATGAATTGTGCGAGTCGTGTGTTAAGACTATCTCCACCAGGATTTCTTTCCAACCAAGTGGAACAGAGCATCTCAATCTCAAGCATGTCAAAAGAGCCATTTGCAAGATGCACAAAGTGAACAAGGATATAACAAATTACTCAATAATGCAAAAATGAAAAATCTATACACATGAAAATGCTCAAGACAAATTAAATAACTTATAAGTTATACACAAGTGAGTTAACTAATGACTTCTACTGCAGaaacaaaagagaaatgttTCCAAGACCTGAACCGAAAAACCATATGAAGTTCACTATTTTTTTCAATACACAGTGTATACATGCAGTTATAACtcaaaagaaacaacaacataGCTTCATAAGACTCAAAACACTGGTGAATTCAATTCTCTGCACACATGTAATGTAACAAGTCCTGTTTCTTTATGGATTTATTGTTTTGATAAAGCAGCAAGTCAAGGTCTGCACCAGACAGTCTTTGGGTGCTGGGAGTTCGCACGGGGTTGACAGACACACCATTCCATCAGAACCCCCTGAACCAACACTCAACATCGCTCCGAGAAGCAAGGTGGATCAAAAGGCACCGTTGGTGTGGCCTgaccacaccataacacactcatgtagaaactgacacacacatatggacatttgctcacacacacacacacacacacacacacacacacacacacacacacacacacacacacacagtagccatgggaatcagtcacacacacacacacacacacacacacacacacacacacacacacacacacacacacacacacacactcactcactcacattcacacacccacgccCGCGTAATCAGTGTGTCAGCAGCTTGAGCCGAGCGATCCAGCTGCTCAGCAGCGAGGGCTCGTTGGGGGACTGCGCCGGCTTGGGCTTAGGGGCCTTCTTGGCCAGTGCCTCCTGGTAGGGGATGGTGGCGCTGTTGTGCAGCTCGGCGTTGATGAAGCACTGGCTCCCGCGGATGTGGTCCACGCCGCGCGTCAGCGGCCGCTCGGCCCCCGCCAGCGGCCGGTAGGGCAGCGGGTAGCAGGGCGTCTCCTCGGAGATGGTGGCGATACGCTCGTTGCTGAGGTACCGGTGCAGAGGGTTCTCACCTGGGGGAAGCGGGAGAGGGGGACATGGAGGTGTCTCTTATACGTCTGGGGTAGAGTGGATtggaagcttgtgtgtgtgtgtgtgtgtgtgtgtgtgtgtgtgtgtgtgtgtgtgtgtgcgcgtgtatctCAGCTACACTTTACACTATAAATTGGGGTGGGGATGAAAGTAGCAGTCAGTGCTAATAGCTACCCATGGATACTGCAGACCACCAGATACACAGGTGAATACATTATGCATATGGAAActaacatgactgtgtgtgtgtgtgtgtgtgtgtgtgtgaaaacattaTGCATATGGTAActaacatgactgtgtgtgtgtgtgtgtgtgtgtgtgtgtgtgtgtgtgtgtgtgtgtgtgtgtgtgtgaaagcattaTGCATATGGTAACTAACATGatccagaaaaacacacacacctacaaaccaCCACACCCTAAAACCGTAATACATTGCTTGCAATGTACTAATTCTCTGCTGACTGAAGTGTGTCGTTCCCTGTGTGTAATTAGGCGAGCTGATGGCAGGTGAGATTAGCTCTGGGCTTTGCCTGTGTTTTGGGTGAAACTGCAGCTCCATGTGGGCAGGTGCTGGAGAGGCACTTACCTTTCCTGCCTGGGGGACCCAGCCTGGAGGGCGAGTCCGACAGACCCAGGCAAGTGTCTACAGGCATGGACACGGGCCGCGGCTTCcctgcggaggagaggagaggcacaggtgATTAAGTGGTGAAGCTGCGCTGCTGTGTCAGAACATCTGCGTGATCTTTATGACGGTGAGTTCTGCACTCACAAAATCGTAGCCTCTAAAACGGAGCAAACTTTACAGCTGAAAGGGGGAAGCATTTAGACTCCATTACACTGTCATGTCACGTCCTGTCATGTCACGTCCTGTGCTGTTACAGCTTTACTGGCAGGAACATGGCGCCAGCAAAGTCAAGTATGCGACAGGCTTCATACGGGTTTGGGTGAGTTTGGATGAGTTTGGATGAGTTTTCCATATATATCAGGAGATTCCATTCCCAGGCATCAGAAATACTGATACAATGCAGGCCTTATCAGTATTCCAAGTCTAAATTTGGAAAGGCGTACTGGTAAATGTACACGCAAAGTAATGCACAGTACAGAGCGGAGACATCGTGATCGGTGGGGATCAGCCCCTCAAGCATGGCTTTGGTGTTGCCCAACCAGTTCAGTAAGTAAACAAGACTGATCGCTAAGTAGCAGCCACCACTCATGGTTGACTTGTTTGGTTTTGTCTCAGTGAGGCAGACTGAGGGTTTATGTGGGGACCGGATACGGTGGGCTGGGTGGACCGGGCCTGGCCTGGGAGCACTGACCTCTGGAGGGCGCTCGCTGCCTCATGCGGGCCTGGGGCACGGGGAGCTCCACAGGGCTGGGCACGGGGCTGGGCACGGCCTTGCTTTCATAGTCGGCGATGGTGAACCGCCGCCGGCCCTCGTGGTCGAGGAATGAGTTGGGCGACTGTGAGCGTTTAGCCCTTAGTTTGACGCCCGTGCACACTGTTGGTTTGGCATCCCTGCAAGAGACGGTCAAGTAAAGACGTATGTCAAAAGGTGTATCCAGAAAAGTCTACTAAGGAAAATAATGAAGGATTGTGCTGTGTTAGTTCA
Above is a genomic segment from Clupea harengus chromosome 15, Ch_v2.0.2, whole genome shotgun sequence containing:
- the LOC105897100 gene encoding connector enhancer of kinase suppressor of ras 3, with the translated sequence MAVTRIGHQELFLEAVDLLCALNYGVETDNMKMLVGRMRAASNNLHNVASERRRSPAHDGGAARKPPNEFLTAVVELIGAAKNLLAWLDRTPLTGISDFTSTKNRIIQLCLELTTTVQKDCTVYEMEEKILEVSRLLTSVCDQTMRMTSDPLRNHMACLEEVNITNIKPGEGLGMYIKSTYDGLHIITGTTEHSPADRTHRIHAGDEVIQVNRQTVVGWQLKNLVTKLRENPLSVLLMVKKRPSGTCSFTPAPLKNMRWRPPAQQNLACPRPAQAPRSPVEAPVKKEKPAILDLYIPPPPSAPYAPRDAKPTVCTGVKLRAKRSQSPNSFLDHEGRRRFTIADYESKAVPSPVPSPVELPVPQARMRQRAPSRGKPRPVSMPVDTCLGLSDSPSRLGPPGRKGENPLHRYLSNERIATISEETPCYPLPYRPLAGAERPLTRGVDHIRGSQCFINAELHNSATIPYQEALAKKAPKPKPAQSPNEPSLLSSWIARLKLLTHADLPSACPAMASTLEFRVIVSPSEVTPREARRDRPGSVRHCSRRPPRGNAVMSRRKVSVKDLGQGECYGWLYKKKDSRGFLGTRWKKYWFVLKRSALYWYTSQMADKAEGYIYTRDFTLEQATEYKKKYAMKASHPQIMSLYFAAESVKEMNKWLSAFKEASIQRIPTTACEDEGCYSEESDHEETESVEVACQLYTEQLTAGSINEELPPPRCSSSPRCTSVPCSSPASATSSQTSVTAATSQTESWLDITTISTGPPSLDPPQSEEDEPQQQQQQQEQQPSTEEDEMERLYLHLKEARLSPTGLLQPASKRDYRASFIKRCQDEVINEKLHHVRTLNSTLKSKEADLLCLEQVLADPSLSAYKYRQWREANVLLLQEVAKRRQPPGRRHSPPPQEPTQTTAGSAAPYYTETSV